In a genomic window of Mustela nigripes isolate SB6536 chromosome 8, MUSNIG.SB6536, whole genome shotgun sequence:
- the LOC132023843 gene encoding small ribosomal subunit protein eS24-like translates to MNDTVTIWTRKFMTNRLIQHKQMVIDVLHPGKATVPNTEIREKLAKMYKTTPDVIFVFGFRTHFGGGKTTGFGMIYDSLDYAKKNEPKHRLARHGLYEKKKTSRKQRKERKNRVKKVRGTTKANVGAGKK, encoded by the coding sequence ATGAACGACACAGTAACTATCTGGACCAGGAAGTTCATGACCAACCGACTAATTCAGCACAAACAAATGGTTATTGATGTCCTTCATCCTGGAAAGGCAACAGTACCTAATACAGAAATTCGGGAAAAACTAGCCAAAATGTACAAGACCACACCAGATGTCATATTTGTATTTGGATTCAGAACCCATTTTGGTGGTGGCAAGACAACTGGCTTTGGCATGATTTATGATTCCTTggattatgcaaagaaaaatgaacccaaacaTAGACTTGCAAGACATGGTCTCtatgagaagaaaaagacctcAAGAAAACAGCGAAAAGAACGCAAGAACAGAGTGAAGAAAGTCAGGGGGACTACAAAAGCCAATGTTGGTGCTGGCAAAAAGTGA